Proteins encoded by one window of Aeromicrobium yanjiei:
- a CDS encoding glycosyltransferase family 61 protein, producing MVLTDIENPVFERGVRRRLVSADTTFVSIHGDPSRAVFAAKRRSRPDVIVDATRQGDRTALAREMIWVLPRGGLYIAVGARRSWTNRFDAAGRSLSTDSVASERVKKELRDSVSLERNRRPQAVVKQRDHLAVLRHTDVEEVLSSRYGAAWGEIVTRQAEYTFESRADLIMHGEPSEARKPSTIHVPELTVRAYNDATCHMREILTRNDFILPDTYRHWQNKSLLHKRIQPGSRSYARLLEAVTAGRAKSEAGTFYSLDSAFPTHFGHLMTETISRHWGWQVASKMYPDLRPVMTRQAGKAPLPQWKRDVLSALNVPLDKILFVEEGDSVRVERLVAAMPQLVNPRYIDAGIHNTWAAIGAGVGVDPTPLLRPEKIFLSRRSKSQRTCSNTPEVESFFAQNGFKVLLPEKLSFAEQVHTFAAAKVIAGFGGSALFNAMFNSTAKILILTSRSYVAANEYLIASVNGNELHYFWAPPELQQPPSGFSVDAYRSGFEFPLAQHQAALMRVI from the coding sequence ATGGTTCTGACCGACATCGAAAACCCTGTCTTCGAAAGAGGCGTCCGTCGTCGTCTGGTCTCAGCGGACACTACGTTTGTGTCGATCCATGGCGACCCATCAAGAGCTGTCTTCGCAGCCAAGCGTCGTTCGCGCCCGGACGTGATCGTTGATGCCACACGGCAGGGCGACCGGACAGCACTCGCACGGGAGATGATTTGGGTGCTGCCCCGGGGCGGGTTGTATATCGCAGTGGGTGCTCGCCGCAGCTGGACTAACCGCTTCGATGCCGCAGGACGCTCGCTTAGTACCGACTCAGTCGCGTCGGAACGTGTCAAGAAGGAGCTACGCGACTCAGTCTCCCTCGAGCGAAACCGTCGTCCCCAGGCCGTGGTCAAGCAACGAGACCACCTCGCGGTACTTCGGCATACAGACGTCGAAGAAGTCCTGAGCAGTCGCTACGGGGCCGCCTGGGGTGAAATCGTTACCCGCCAAGCGGAATACACCTTCGAGTCGCGCGCAGACCTGATCATGCATGGAGAGCCATCGGAGGCGCGTAAGCCGAGCACCATCCACGTACCCGAGCTCACAGTCCGCGCATACAACGACGCCACTTGCCACATGCGAGAAATTCTGACTCGCAATGACTTTATTCTGCCTGATACATATCGTCATTGGCAGAACAAGAGTCTTTTGCACAAGAGAATCCAACCTGGCTCGCGGTCGTATGCACGGCTTCTTGAGGCTGTAACTGCCGGCCGAGCCAAGTCAGAGGCAGGAACTTTCTACAGCCTCGACTCAGCCTTCCCCACCCATTTCGGGCATCTCATGACCGAGACCATCTCTCGCCACTGGGGTTGGCAGGTCGCCTCGAAGATGTACCCGGACCTTCGCCCCGTCATGACCCGTCAGGCGGGTAAGGCGCCGCTCCCCCAGTGGAAACGAGATGTGCTGAGCGCACTCAACGTGCCGCTCGACAAGATCCTTTTCGTTGAGGAAGGGGATTCCGTGCGGGTCGAGAGGTTGGTGGCTGCCATGCCCCAATTGGTCAACCCGCGGTACATCGACGCTGGCATCCACAACACGTGGGCGGCGATTGGAGCAGGGGTCGGCGTGGACCCAACGCCGCTCCTTCGCCCTGAGAAGATCTTCTTGTCGCGCCGAAGCAAGTCACAACGAACCTGCAGCAACACTCCGGAAGTCGAATCGTTCTTTGCACAGAACGGCTTCAAGGTTCTTCTCCCCGAGAAACTCTCTTTCGCCGAACAGGTCCACACCTTTGCCGCGGCGAAGGTTATCGCGGGGTTTGGGGGTAGCGCGTTGTTCAATGCCATGTTCAACTCCACCGCGAAGATACTCATTCTGACCAGCCGGAGTTATGTAGCAGCCAACGAGTACCTCATCGCATCCGTGAATGGCAACGAACTTCACTACTTCTGGGCGCCTCCGGAACTGCAGCAGCCCCCCTCCGGCTTCTCGGTCGACGCCTACCGTTCCGGGTTCGAATTTCCGCTCGCACAACACCAGGCAGCGCTGATGAGAGTTATCTGA
- a CDS encoding MarR family transcriptional regulator, with protein sequence MRVSRDGGKTYPLHRERRISDDLPNQPAAVLIYDNAGCARTFCIDLDSSKGGPDAVQRDYTTLTATLRRLGLPHFADRSPNGGMHIYIPMAEPLPFHDASEVARALEARTPTLDPMPMLGLSSGCIRPPGSRHKTGGHQELIGSPTAAWEACQHGATPGAWRRFAAEVAFSPSDRREYAVTGETLPVAEPVAQLRPLGQHIAPDANYQKIARTGDYDTARYSTHSEARQAVIWSAVAAGWDLPAVAVRLENGTWPGLASLYARYRPQSRHGALLRDWKSAVEFEKRRRSASSQEDVHVRTTRGPKTHAGGTYEQIRTWVNAVDLAFDEDRHDDLGARAVLLAVAEAAQKTGSTVISFGNRSLAVATGLDQSTVGKILKRLAAEDDPLIDLVQEASGVVAHTYSLRVPGALADEAGRRTWKRGKIHGIRAAFRDLGLTAAFAYAALEQTDEPLSGREVAIASRLGVSSAHEALQLLEAFGLAIRKNNKWVIGEANLEQLAERFGVLERVKEQIDRYRAERQAYWAFLGIIRLGTVDASVGTYDASAPPPPPPDESFTLMDMLEDVLGAHLIAETPISAA encoded by the coding sequence ATGCGGGTGTCGCGCGACGGAGGGAAGACGTACCCGCTGCACCGCGAACGGCGCATCAGCGACGACCTTCCCAATCAGCCGGCCGCTGTGCTGATCTACGACAACGCCGGCTGCGCACGCACCTTCTGCATCGACCTGGACTCCTCCAAAGGAGGCCCCGACGCGGTACAACGCGACTACACGACGCTGACGGCGACCCTTCGCCGGCTGGGCCTGCCCCACTTCGCCGACCGCTCCCCCAACGGCGGCATGCACATCTACATCCCCATGGCCGAACCACTGCCATTCCACGACGCCTCCGAGGTGGCCCGAGCCCTGGAAGCACGCACGCCGACCCTGGACCCCATGCCCATGCTCGGTCTAAGCAGCGGCTGCATCCGGCCCCCTGGAAGCCGGCACAAGACCGGCGGCCACCAAGAACTCATCGGCTCACCCACCGCGGCCTGGGAGGCCTGCCAACACGGCGCCACCCCGGGGGCATGGCGACGATTCGCCGCCGAGGTGGCCTTCTCCCCCAGCGACAGACGCGAGTACGCCGTCACCGGCGAGACGCTTCCGGTCGCCGAGCCCGTCGCGCAGCTGCGGCCCCTGGGTCAGCACATCGCCCCGGATGCCAACTACCAGAAGATTGCCCGCACCGGCGACTACGACACAGCGCGGTACTCCACCCACTCCGAGGCCCGCCAAGCTGTCATCTGGTCCGCCGTCGCCGCCGGCTGGGACCTGCCAGCCGTCGCCGTCCGCCTCGAGAACGGCACCTGGCCCGGCCTGGCATCCCTTTACGCCCGATACCGGCCCCAGTCGCGCCACGGGGCGCTCCTACGGGACTGGAAGTCCGCCGTCGAATTCGAAAAACGGCGTCGCTCAGCATCGAGTCAAGAAGATGTTCACGTACGCACCACAAGGGGACCAAAGACACACGCGGGGGGCACCTACGAGCAGATCAGAACGTGGGTGAACGCGGTGGACCTGGCATTCGACGAGGATCGCCACGACGACCTAGGCGCCCGCGCGGTACTGCTAGCTGTGGCTGAGGCTGCTCAGAAGACTGGGTCGACCGTGATCTCATTTGGTAACAGGTCCTTGGCTGTCGCGACCGGCCTCGACCAGTCGACCGTCGGCAAGATCCTCAAACGACTCGCTGCAGAGGACGACCCACTGATCGATCTGGTGCAGGAAGCATCCGGCGTCGTCGCTCACACGTACTCGCTGCGCGTTCCCGGCGCCCTGGCTGACGAAGCTGGGCGTCGCACCTGGAAACGCGGCAAAATCCACGGGATTCGAGCGGCGTTCCGGGACCTGGGTCTTACCGCCGCCTTCGCGTATGCGGCACTGGAGCAAACCGACGAACCGCTCTCCGGGCGGGAAGTCGCGATCGCTTCACGGCTAGGAGTCAGCTCGGCGCACGAAGCACTTCAACTGCTGGAGGCATTCGGCCTGGCCATACGCAAAAACAACAAGTGGGTCATCGGCGAGGCGAACCTCGAACAGCTCGCCGAGCGATTTGGTGTCCTGGAACGGGTCAAAGAGCAGATCGACCGCTACCGGGCGGAACGTCAGGCCTACTGGGCCTTCCTCGGCATCATTCGTCTCGGCACCGTTGACGCGTCGGTGGGAACGTATGACGCGAGCGCTCCTCCCCCACCTCCGCCGGATGAGTCCTTCACGCTCATGGACATGCTCGAGGATGTCCTTGGCGCGCACCTGATCGCCGAAACCCCGATCTCAGCGGCCTGA